The Temnothorax longispinosus isolate EJ_2023e chromosome 7, Tlon_JGU_v1, whole genome shotgun sequence genome contains a region encoding:
- the Nop17l gene encoding protein kintoun produces MDVYERRRNDWEDFDVSREELRNITDCLKKEEFRKLLIEYAEEVTDPDNRKIYEKEITQLEKERGVDVTFVNPEPGYVIKTSVDGDRKCFLNISKNEVVARPTSQPSYEQGHRGLQWSIPYTLIPPRYDLDKKNVRCVVYDVVFHPDTIYLASKNARFREIVNDTAMDGVESNFKVKLDRKNLKFPKISFKGMTHPTVIRKPSETPSTEPLDIEPEIYQKIMSSYDECRESHLKQREEKPQRAPPTTTYYKDKQQKPADEKYTTPTYTIKHQSDVELEDFALNRDARMFATVPKRIVITIHLPLLKSANDATLDIHERSLTLKSDNPAKYFLNLPIPCRVDGDRGNARFDPKYKKLIVTLPVIPPSMPIDETDRADNGGDSDQNSAVLVTSEDDEKDLSNNKIKLVEEFKNVCKDKELNKASEVTDKCEDTALRTSKTIETTDAFMNPNIKYNLPPYTCNIYNNQLAIVINVKNVNPSAIRHKILDNNVGLHILLTSMGAGFFPQYYSLCLKIGDGCVEPETLTIEPWDNNVVFSITVKDIENIAQYFVGVDTEFMEGKDLPTAASFTNKFKELMFCPKGESQVERQISVQPQDDGVVINIRPNQQDSDDEEEHEANARVVKRRQEKKHVIEKARSVSESSGDELASNSSGSSARHSKGILKSRRARDFSRSMSESSADENSLPASCTDYHYDHYDSVHDINSESDCSSLKKTVRFNDVVSRQLFRSNSSILGQRKKNQRKLRNKKRAHDRRLSESENSETEERDKYKVDYKRSPSEETSDNVKPILARDKHSQQQRTANIEITKSNADDKHSSHKRKSSFEEKPTEDVQADTSTKATKDGVQLEFKNDLIFDLDM; encoded by the exons ATGGACGTGTACGAGCGGCGTAGAAATGATTGGGAGGATTTTGACGTGTCGCGCGAGGAATTGAGAAACATAACCGACTGCCTGAAGAAGGAGGAGTTTCGCAAGCTGCTGATCGAGTACGCGGAAGAGGTGACCGACCCAGACAACCGAAAGATCTACGAGAAAGAGATCACCCAGCTCGAGAAGGAGCGGGGCGTAGACGTGACGTTCGTTAACCCCGAGCCCGGTTACGTCATTAAGACCAGCGTGGACGGCGACAGGAAGTGCTTCTTGAACATCAGCAAGAACGAGGTTGTCGCGCGGCCCACCAGCCAGCCTTCGTATGAACAGGGCCACCGTGGCCTGCAGTGGTCCATCCCGTACACCCTGATACCGCCCCGTTATGACCTTGACAAGAAGAATGTGCGATGCGTGGTGTACGACGTGGTCTTCCATCCGGACACCATCTACCTGGCGTCCAAGAACGCGCGATTCCGCGAGATTGTCAATGACACGGCGATGGACGGCGTGGAGAGTAACTTCAAG GTGAAGCTGGACAGGAAGAATCTGAAGTTTCCCAAGATCAGCTTTAAAGGGATGACGCATCCCACAGTGATCAGAAAACCTTCGGAAACGCCATCAACAGAACCGCTGGACATAGAACCGGAGATCTATCAGAAGATAATGTCGAGTTACGACGAGTGTCGCGAGAGCCATTTGAAGCAGAGGGAGGAGAAGCCGCAACGTGCCCCGCCGACCACCACTTATTACAAGGACAAGCAACAGAAGCCTGCGGATGAAAAATACACTACTCCTACGTATACCATAAAACATCAGTCCGATGTGGAATTGGAAGATTTTGCTTTAAACCGAGACGCAAGGATGTTTGCCACAGTCCCTAAAAGAATAGTGATTACCATACATCTGCCCCTGTTGAAGAGTGCTAACGATGCGACGCTCGATATACACGAACGGTCTCTTACTTTGAAAAGCGACAATCCTGCAAAGTATTTCCTGAATCTCCCAATACCATGTCGCGTGGACGGAGATAGGGGGAATGCTAGATTTGAtccaaagtataaaaaattaatcgtaaCTTTACCAGTCATTCCGCCATCGATGCCGATAGACGAAACCGATAGGGCAGATAACGGGGGTGATAGCGATCAAAACAGTGCTGTATTAGTAACGTCCGAGGATGACGAAAAAGACTTGtctaataacaaaataaaactagtGGAAGAGTTTAAAAACGTGTGCAAAGATAAAGAATTGAATAAAGCGAGTGAAGTAACGGATAAGTGTGAAGATACTGCTTTACGGACTAGTAAAACGATTGAAACAACTGATGCATTCATGAATCCTAATATTAAGTACAATCTTCCTCCTTATACCTGTAACATTTACAATAATCAGTTAGCCattgttataaatgtaaaaaatgtgaatCCGAGTGCGATACGCcacaaaattttagataataatgtAGGGCTACATATCTTGTTAACATCTATGGGTGCTGGATTTTTTCCTCAATATTATTCACTGTGTCTTAAAATAGGAGACGGCTGTGTCGAGCCGGAAACTCTTACAATTGAACCATGGGATAATAATGTTGTATTTAGCATCACAGTAAAGGATATTGAGAACATAGCACAATATTTCGTTGGAGTGGACACAGAGTTCATGGAGGGGAAAGATCTTCCAACAGCAGCGTCATTTACGAACaagtttaaagaattaatg ttcTGTCCGAAAGGCGAATCTCAGGTGGAAAGGCAAATTTCTGTACAGCCGCAAGATGATGGTGTCGTTATAAATATTCGTCCAAATCAGCAGGATTCTGATGACGAAGAGGAGCATGAAGCAAACGCAAGAGTCGTGAAAAGACGGCAAGAGAAGAAGCACGTCATTGAGAAAGCCAGATCAGTCTCGGAAAGCAGCGGAGATGAATTGGCAAGCAATAGCAGTGGTAGTAGTGCGAGGCACTCGAAAGGAATATTAAAGTCACGTCGCGCTCGCGATTTCTCGCGTTCCATGTCCGAATCGAGCGCCGACGAAAACAGTCTACCTGCATCGTGTACAGATTATCATTATGATCATTACGATTCCGTACACGATATCAATTCTGAATCGGATTGTTCCAGTTTAAAGAAGACTGTACGGTTTAACGATGTAGTTTCGCGGCAGTTATTTAG gtcTAATTCGAGTATTCTTGGACAGCGAAAGAAGAACCAACGTAAACTGCGCAACAAGAAACGCGCGCATGATCGCCGACTAAGCGAAAGTGAGAATTCTGAAACCGAAGAGCGTGACAAATATAAAGTAGATTATAAACGTTCGCCGAGTGAGGAAACTTCTGACAACGTGAAACCCATACTTGCTCGAGACAAACATTCGCAGCAACAAAGAACCGCCAACATAGAAATCACAAAATCGAACGCCGATGACAAACATTCTTCGCATAAGCGTAAGTCTAGCTTTGAAGAAAAACCCACCGAAGATGTTCAAGCCGATACCTCGACTAAAGCCACGAAAGATGGAGTTCAGTTGGAATTTAAGAATGATCTGATATTTGATCTTGATATGTAA
- the LOC139816642 gene encoding uronyl 2-sulfotransferase, producing the protein MRRHHGLLLSLSTCLAMVLIVLNTRSFTESLGSAIIAEKRSALKEQEVSRADDRWTTRSQARRYVTPSLAELGDLPYKHKHVLMLTRIPGAGAELMVLILQRLQGYNAFKHIRLPPGDHGLLSTSQQELLVEEITGIIRQEAIPLTFDGDVRFLNFSEFGRQGPTFISLVRDPLDPRIWQRNKKGEEEMLYHGVIPYFCGQDPRCMEQNNTWATERAKANVIRWYPVVGILDYMEESLNALAAEFPYFFKGAIRVYDHFRPKEKHPSIFSATLKLRVKDVALRKVLAQEVDFYQWLKSRLLDKDFSNG; encoded by the exons atgcgtCGACATCACGGTCTCCTGTTATCACTCTCGACGTGCCTGGCGATGGTTCTCATCGTTCTGAACACCCGGTCGTTCACGGAATCACTCGGGTCCGCGATCATCGCCGAGAAACGTAGCGCGTTGAAGGAGCAAGAAGTATCGCGTGCCGATGATCGATGGACCACCCGCAGCCAG GCGCGCCGGTACGTCACACCGTCCCTCGCTGAATTGGGCGACTTGCCGTACAAGCACAAGCACGTTCTCATGCTGACACGCATACCTGGTGCGGGCGCCGAGCTGATGGTCCTGATCCTGCAGCGGTTGCAAGGGTACAACGCTTTCAAGCACATACGTCTACCACCAGGCGATCATGGACTCTTGTCAACTTCGCAGCAG GAGTTGCTGGTGGAAGAAATTACGGGTATCATCAGACAAGAAGCTATTCCCTTAACTTTCGACGGGGACGTAAGATTCCTGAATTTTTCGGAATTTGGACGGCAAGGGCCTACCTTTATATCTTTAGTAAGAGATCCTTTGGACCCACGAATCTGGCAAAG GAATAaaaaaggagaggaagagatGCTTTATCATGGGGTTATACCTTATTTTTGTGGGCAGGATCCGCGTTGTAT GGAACAAAATAATACGTGGGCGACGGAACGAGCTAAAGCAAATGTTATTCGATGGTATCCTGTTGTTGGCATATTGGATTACATGGAGGAATCGCTAAACGCGCTTGCAGCCGAATTTCCCTATTTTTTCAAGGGCGCTATACGTGTCTATGATCATTTTC GACCAAAGGAGAAGCACCCGTCCATCTTTTCGGCAACTTTAAAGCTACGAGTTAAAGACGTGGCCTTGAGAAAAGTGCTCGCACAGGAGGTAGATTTTTATCAATGGCTGAAATCTCGACTTCTCGATAAAGATTTCAGCAACGGCTGA
- the LOC139816641 gene encoding obg-like ATPase 1 isoform X2, with amino-acid sequence MAPKKPEEPERKPLIGRVGTNLKMGIVGIPNVGKSTFFNVLTKSQAAAENFPFCTIDPNESRVPVPDTRFDYLCEYFKPASKVPAFLHVMDIAGLVKGASEGQGLGNSFLSHVGACDGIFHLCRAFEDDDVTHIEGDVNPVRDLDIISEELRLKDVEFLNVHLEKLEKLVIRGNDKKLKPEYDTLLKVKGVLTDEKKHIRFADWSANDIEVLNKYLFLTSKPIIYLVNLSEKDYIRKKNKWLIKIKEWVDKNDPGAVLIPFSGVFENKILDMDEAERAKYFEEHKVTSALDKIIVQGYKALQLQYFFTSGHDEVKAWTIQKGMKAPQAAGKIHTDFEKGFIMAEVMKFEDFKNEGSEGAVKAAGKYRQQGRNYVVEDGDIIFFKFNAGAGLKDAKKK; translated from the exons ATGGCTCCGAAGAAGCCCGAGGAACCCGAGCGGAAGCCGCTTATCGGTCGCGTTGGTACTAATTTAAAGATGGGCATAGTCGGAATACCGAATGTGGGGAAGTCGACCTTCTTCAACGTTCTCACCAAGAGCCAAGCAGCGGCCGAGAATTTCCCCTTCTGCACCATCGATCCTAATGAAA GTCGCGTTCCGGTGCCCGACACGAGATTCGACTACCTCTGCGAATACTTTAAACCAGCTAG TAAAGTTCCTGCCTTCCTGCACGTAATGGACATCGCTGGACTGGTGAAAGGCGCCTCCGAGGGACAAGGCTTAGGAAACAGTTTTCTCTCGCACGTCGGAGCGTGCGACGGCATATTTCATCTTTGTC GTGCCTTTGAGGACGACGATGTCACCCACATTGAGGGTGATGTCAACCCCGTAAGGGACCTCGATATCATCAGCGAGGAGTTACGACTGAAGGACGTGGAATTTTTAAACGTACACCTCGAGAAGCTCGAGAAGCTCGTGATACGTGGTAATGACAAGAAGCTAAAACCTGAATAC GATACGCTTCTGAAGGTAAAGGGCGTCCTGACGGACGAGAAAAAACACATCAGGTTTGCCGATTGGAGTGCCAATGAT ATCGAAGTATTGAACAAATATCTGTTCCTTACGTCAAAACCGATTATCTATCTGGTAAACCTGTCGGAAAAGGATTACATACGCAAGAAGAACAAATG GTTAATCAAGATAAAAGAATGGGTCGACAAGAACGACCCGGGCGCGGTGTTAATCCCTTTCAGCGGCGTCTTCGAAAACAAGATTCTCGATATGGACGAGGCGGAGCGCGCAAAATACTTCGAGGAACACAAAGTCACCAG TGCACTTGACAAAATCATCGTACAAGGATACAAGGCGCTACAGCTGCAATATTTCTTCACGTCTGGTCACGATGAAGTCAAAGCGTGGACAATTCAG AAAGGAATGAAAGCGCCTCAGGCTGCTGGCAAGATACACACGGATTTCGAAAAGGGATTTATTATGGCGGAAGTGATGaaatttgaagattttaaGAACGAGGGCTCGGAAGGAGCAGTAAAG GCCGCCGGAAAGTACAGACAGCAAGGACGTAATTATGTAGTTGAGGATGGCgacattattttcttcaagTTCAACGCAGGCGCCGGGTTGAAAGACGCGAAGAAGAAGTGA
- the LOC139816641 gene encoding obg-like ATPase 1 isoform X1, whose product MSSMAPKKPEEPERKPLIGRVGTNLKMGIVGIPNVGKSTFFNVLTKSQAAAENFPFCTIDPNESRVPVPDTRFDYLCEYFKPASKVPAFLHVMDIAGLVKGASEGQGLGNSFLSHVGACDGIFHLCRAFEDDDVTHIEGDVNPVRDLDIISEELRLKDVEFLNVHLEKLEKLVIRGNDKKLKPEYDTLLKVKGVLTDEKKHIRFADWSANDIEVLNKYLFLTSKPIIYLVNLSEKDYIRKKNKWLIKIKEWVDKNDPGAVLIPFSGVFENKILDMDEAERAKYFEEHKVTSALDKIIVQGYKALQLQYFFTSGHDEVKAWTIQKGMKAPQAAGKIHTDFEKGFIMAEVMKFEDFKNEGSEGAVKAAGKYRQQGRNYVVEDGDIIFFKFNAGAGLKDAKKK is encoded by the exons ATGTCTAGCATGGCTCCGAAGAAGCCCGAGGAACCCGAGCGGAAGCCGCTTATCGGTCGCGTTGGTACTAATTTAAAGATGGGCATAGTCGGAATACCGAATGTGGGGAAGTCGACCTTCTTCAACGTTCTCACCAAGAGCCAAGCAGCGGCCGAGAATTTCCCCTTCTGCACCATCGATCCTAATGAAA GTCGCGTTCCGGTGCCCGACACGAGATTCGACTACCTCTGCGAATACTTTAAACCAGCTAG TAAAGTTCCTGCCTTCCTGCACGTAATGGACATCGCTGGACTGGTGAAAGGCGCCTCCGAGGGACAAGGCTTAGGAAACAGTTTTCTCTCGCACGTCGGAGCGTGCGACGGCATATTTCATCTTTGTC GTGCCTTTGAGGACGACGATGTCACCCACATTGAGGGTGATGTCAACCCCGTAAGGGACCTCGATATCATCAGCGAGGAGTTACGACTGAAGGACGTGGAATTTTTAAACGTACACCTCGAGAAGCTCGAGAAGCTCGTGATACGTGGTAATGACAAGAAGCTAAAACCTGAATAC GATACGCTTCTGAAGGTAAAGGGCGTCCTGACGGACGAGAAAAAACACATCAGGTTTGCCGATTGGAGTGCCAATGAT ATCGAAGTATTGAACAAATATCTGTTCCTTACGTCAAAACCGATTATCTATCTGGTAAACCTGTCGGAAAAGGATTACATACGCAAGAAGAACAAATG GTTAATCAAGATAAAAGAATGGGTCGACAAGAACGACCCGGGCGCGGTGTTAATCCCTTTCAGCGGCGTCTTCGAAAACAAGATTCTCGATATGGACGAGGCGGAGCGCGCAAAATACTTCGAGGAACACAAAGTCACCAG TGCACTTGACAAAATCATCGTACAAGGATACAAGGCGCTACAGCTGCAATATTTCTTCACGTCTGGTCACGATGAAGTCAAAGCGTGGACAATTCAG AAAGGAATGAAAGCGCCTCAGGCTGCTGGCAAGATACACACGGATTTCGAAAAGGGATTTATTATGGCGGAAGTGATGaaatttgaagattttaaGAACGAGGGCTCGGAAGGAGCAGTAAAG GCCGCCGGAAAGTACAGACAGCAAGGACGTAATTATGTAGTTGAGGATGGCgacattattttcttcaagTTCAACGCAGGCGCCGGGTTGAAAGACGCGAAGAAGAAGTGA
- the LOC139816634 gene encoding adenylate kinase 9-like: protein MCDKLLEKRERSHAENVFVDESFITKRSFLELIGDSRCVQKIVAPSSIVHPKANLYYAFAEDIHPMERIVTASKFFEKEKLSPQAVSREKLFTNQDPYSKDEAVNRYLRTDPPSFVIFGKPGLDHANVASAVADAWNCVLISPTSLIKQEIDAGTDKGRYMEKILRLGRSVGPEILANLIRSRVRTRDVKHRGYVIGCLPFIPNNVSFDYSYCSPVSNANGTCPEFCENATIESHEAHEDSITFDNSGCKTQFDYVREIARQIDEVFTVWPRKPLIIIYLVCSKRDVASRCARRRVNYSTGDIFYENEFTVLSESERDESDTSYDFSQAANELIADDDRRSVRLISDVTNDIVAKCDLYERLALPVIDKWILAHDPQHVVRVDGRSSVRRILQILETRLRTLPLLPSILPKEMIEQNDARFPEMSSEMTLSDEFAEKSAEETFETLRRREVVSIKFPWRLSAWNFYCPVELAQGRAVKGLPKHAVRFLDKIFFLSSREAKNLFIENPRTFLLPPNPRPACKVAVFGPKYAGKSELSTRLAEILGGTVINVDKIIKELVKQREKYPFQEFENDSSVRVSLKPIDVSVDEKADIIVRNIKRIPDEKLEDELRRDGGYIVDGMCVDVEVWRKIVEANIVFEEVVVLFEEEPYAYLLNKFRTFSYLDDSIDDTEADREERRILNEEAEWEYLEHLTQFESEWARFAGQIPEFKGNVIKCNLANIENVMEYVINYIRHLFDVVTTAANVEEKNKEDKILEETAAMENEANLADKDVEEKKEDNLIVDLATAERLLDCGYYFFSSFGRWCPVQIYTNAIPISMFLPMKARGQIFPVIRRPHIYFLAGEEALSAFLNDPSKYLARDLRPPLIPLRISIIGPPKCGKTTLANRFAKTYGMRVITRGKTLRHVLRYYPWTESARIIEDQLRAGQTASCESVTRAIEMFCIGSRAATQGYILDDCPANREEAEQLAVLGIQPMIVLDLKADLEFCLECLSWDNDDTRSPLNLSADFLSRRYEDWQTSQASFRDWLKGFSQNVVELDATKSKWHVWTRADHAVRSRFADIVLYFREANSDKVHSLKHMCVSPYEFRSRQNRFKSYCPVCLSRENILKTSGQSVISQGMVQFREYFYWICPRHMNAFVKDPLRYLSPVTASLLDELPRILREIVDPEHACWARRLQVGGLCLVTYVDGLPDRRLTPGRVELGVILKDKVYLFCSEECREKFLAQHDKYSNTDIAFPRELPPIEVRRLPDLGFLEQTVAKTLVEAVNLIAARRPKIFGLSAAVSAAICIGVHLKTRNVTENLIEMDIYEAASKRIAGRDRIIEIVTDTMKKKFNPCVSVPKCSD, encoded by the coding sequence ATGTGCGACAAACTCTTGGAAAAACGGGAGCGGAGTCATGCCGAGAACGTTTTCGTCGACGAATCGTTTATCACGAAAAGAAGCTTTCTAGAATTAATCGGAGATTCTCGTTGTGTGCAAAAAATTGTTGCACCTTCCTCAATTGTACATCCAAAGgctaatttatattacgctttCGCCGAAGATATACATCCGATGGAAAGGATCGTCACCGCTTCTaagttttttgaaaaagaaaagcttTCGCCGCAAGCTGTGTCTCGCGAGAAACTCTTTACGAATCAAGATCCTTATTCGAAAGACGAGGCGGTAAATCGTTATCTTAGAACCGATCCACCGAGTTTCGTTATTTTTGGGAAACCTGGATTAGATCATGCCAATGTAGCGTCAGCGGTAGCCGACGCTTGGAACTGCGTTTTAATTTCTCCCACGTCGCTCATTAAACAAGAGATCGATGCTGGCACTGACAAGGGCCGTTACATGGAAAAAATCTTGCGGCTCGGTAGATCTGTAGGACCGGAGATTCTTGCGAATTTGATACGGAGCAGAGTCAGGACGAGGGATGTCAAACACAGAGGCTACGTCATTGGATGTTTACCGTTTATTCCAAACAATGTAAGCTTCGATTATTCATATTGTAGTCCCGTTTCGAATGCAAATGGTACTTGTCCAGAATTTTGCGAAAACGCGACGATTGAATCCCACGAAGCGCACGAAGATTCGATTACGTTCGATAATTCGGGTTGTAAAACGCAATTTGATTACGTGCGAGAAATCGCTCGACAGATTGACGAAGTATTTACCGTATGGCCGAGAAAAcctctaataattatttatctcgtgTGTTCGAAGCGAGATGTAGCGAGCAGGTGTGCGCGCCGGCGCGTAAATTATTCGACAggcgatattttttatgaaaacgaATTCACGGTGCTGTCCGAATCTGAACGCGACGAATCGGACACTTCGTACGACTTCTCCCAAGCTGCGAACGAACTGATCGCGGATGACGATCGAAGATCGGTGAGATTAATATCCGACGTGACGAACGATATCGTGGCGAAATGTGACCTTTACGAACGATTGGCGTTGCCAGTAATCGATAAATGGATTCTCGCACATGATCCTCAGCATGTAGTCCGCGTGGACGGCCGCAGTTCCGTGCGACGAATACTTCAAATTCTCGAAACGCGTTTGCGTACTTTGCCATTACTACCGTCGATCCTTCCGAAAGAGATGATCGAGCAGAATGATGCACGTTTTCCAGAAATGTCTTCAGAGATGACGTTGAGCGATGAGTTCGCGGAGAAATCTGCTGAAGAGACTTTCGAGACGCTGAGACGGAGAGAAGTTGTGTCTATCAAATTTCCCTGGAGACTTTCCGCGTGGAACTTTTACTGTCCTGTCGAGCTCGCTCAAGGACGAGCCGTTAAGGGACTCCCGAAGCACGCGGTGCGATTCCTGGATaagatcttttttctttcttctcgaGAAGCCAAAAACTTGTTCATCGAAAATCCGAGAACATTCTTATTGCCGCCGAATCCGCGACCGGCCTGCAAGGTTGCAGTGTTCGGGCCAAAATACGCTGGTAAATCGGAACTTAGCACGAGGTTGGCGGAGATTCTCGGCGGAACGGTGATaaatgttgataaaattataaaagagttAGTTAAACAACGTGAAAAGTATCCGTTTCAAGAGTTCGAGAACGATTCGAGTGTACGAGTTTCGCTGAAGCCTATCGACGTATCGGTTGATGAAAAAGCTGATATTATTGTACGGAACATCAAGCGAATACCTGACGAGAAGTTAGAAGATGAGCTTCGAAGAGATGGTGGATACATTGTCGACGGCATGTGCGTGGACGTCGAAGTCTGGCGAAAAATTGTTGAGGCTAACATCGTTTTCGAAGAAGTTGTCGTTTTATTCGAAGAAGAGCCGTACGCCTATCTGCTGAATAAGTTTCGCACTTTCTCTTATCTTGACGATTCTATAGACGATACGGAGGCGGATCGTGAAGAACGTAGAATATTGAATGAGGAAGCGGAATGGGAATATCTTGAGCATTTAACGCAATTCGAATCGGAGTGGGCAAGATTCGCGGGACAAATTCCCGAATTTAAAGGAAATGTGATAAAGTGCAATCTCGCGAATATCGAAAATGTAAtggaatatgtaataaattatattagacATCTTTTCGATGTCGTCACTACCGCCGCGAAcgtcgaagaaaaaaataaagaggacAAAATACTGGAAGAAACAGCAGCCATGGAAAACGAAGCAAATTTGGCTGATAAAGATGttgaagagaagaaagaagataatCTCATCGTCGATCTTGCCACAGCCGAACGGCTTCTCGACTGCGGCTACTATTTTTTCAGTTCCTTCGGTCGATGGTGTCCCGTGCAAATATACACCAATGCGATACCAATTTCAATGTTTCTACCGATGAAAGCGCGCGGTCAGATTTTTCCAGTCATACGCCGTCCGCATATTTATTTCCTTGCGGGCGAAGAAGCCCTCTCCGCGTTTCTGAATGACCCCTCGAAGTATCTCGCGCGGGACCTTCGTCCGCCACTTATTCCGCTTCGAATCTCTATCATCGGGCCGCCGAAATGCGGAAAAACAACATTAGCAAATCGTTTCGCGAAAACGTATGGCATGAGGGTAATTACTCGCGGCAAGACGTTGCGCCACGTATTGAGATACTATCCTTGGACCGAGTCGGCGCGAATAATCGAAGATCAGCTTCGAGCCGGTCAGACTGCTTCGTGCGAATCTGTAACGCGTGCCATCGAAATGTTCTGCATAGGATCACGCGCGGCGACTCAGGGTTACATTCTGGACGATTGTCCTGCGAATCGTGAGGAAGCCGAGCAGCTAGCTGTCTTAGGAATACAGCCGATGATCGTGCTTGATCTCAAGGCGGATTTGGAGTTCTGTCTCGAATGCCTCTCCTGGGATAACGACGACACGAGAAGTCCATTGAATTTATCCGCCGATTTTCTGTCGCGACGTTACGAGGACTGGCAAACGAGCCAGGCGAGCTTTCGGGACTGGCTAAAAGGATTCTCGCAGAACGTGGTTGAATTAGATGCAACGAAAAGTAAGTGGCACGTGTGGACTCGCGCGGATCACGCGGTACGCTCGCGATTTGCCGACATCGTGCTTTATTTTCGGGAGGCGAACTCGGACAAGGTTCACAGTTTAAAGCACATGTGCGTATCACCCTACGAGTTTCGATCACGGCAGAATCGATTCAAGTCGTACTGTCCGGTTTGTTTGTCCCGCGAAAACATCTTGAAGACTTCCGGCCAGTCGGTGATCAGTCAGGGAATGGTCCAGTTCagggaatatttttattggatCTGTCCGCGACATATGAACGCCTTCGTTAAGGATCCGCTGCGTTACCTTTCACCCGTTACCGCGTCTCTTCTCGACGAGCTACCTCGGATTTTGCGGGAGATAGTTGACCCGGAGCACGCTTGTTGGGCGCGACGTCTCCAGGTCGGCGGGTTGTGTCTAGTGACTTACGTCGACGGCCTGCCGGATCGCAGGCTGACGCCGGGCAGAGTCGAGCTGGGTGTTATCCTCAAGGATAAGGTATATCTCTTTTGCAGCGAGGAATGTCGCGAGAAGTTTCTCGCGCAGCACGATAAATACTCCAATACGGATATCGCGTTTCCTCGCGAGCTCCCGCCGATCGAAGTGCGACGTCTGCCGGACCTGGGTTTTCTGGAGCAAACGGTGGCGAAAACGCTGGTCGAAGCTGTGAATCTAATCGCCGCTCGTCGTCCGAAGATATTCGGCCTGTCGGCGGCCGTCAGCGCGGCGATTTGCATCGGCGTTCACTTGAAGACGCGCAACGTGACCGAAAACTTGATCGAGATGGACATATACGAGGCTGCGAGCAAACGAATCGCGGGACGAGACAGAATTATAGAGATCGTTACTGACACTATGAAGAAGAAGTTCAATCCCTGTGTATCCGTGCCAAAATGTTccgattaa
- the LOC139816139 gene encoding ubiquinone biosynthesis O-methyltransferase, mitochondrial-like produces the protein MITLNVVKYFNGPWRSILGNRLSGNIVCVNKTRPMSTIDSKAVEYHSAMKNIWWDENGPINALHSFNPLRIQFVKDGLINAGVKLQNSNLPLKGFKIVEVGCGGGILTEGLARVGAQVTGIDASAELIDIAKEHVKLDPDISERVNYIQTTVEDFARKPKETYDAVVTSEVLEHVANPQIFLKECVKIVKPGKSIFITTINKTLTSLLSTIVATEYIFGSIPRGTHQWNKFIAPHKVQRILENYGCETKLIRGMHFNPATRRWSRPSTVSTFYGLHAIKHTETSV, from the exons ATGATAACTTTAAACgttgtcaaatatttcaacgGACCATGGAGGAGCATTCTCGGAAATAG attATCAGGAAATATCGTATGTGTCAATAAAACCAGACCAATGTCGACGATAGATTCTAAGGCAGTTGAATATCATTCTGCTATGAAAAACATTTGGTGGGACGAGAATGGCCCAATAAATGCCCTCCATTCGTTTAATCCGTTGAGAATACAGTTTGTGAAAGATGGATTGATAAACGCTGGAGTCAAACTACAAAACTCAAATCTTCCATTGAAAGGATTTAAGATTGTTGAAGTTGGTTGCGGCGGAGGTATATTGACTGAGGGTTTAGCTAGAGTAGGAGCTCAAGTAACTGGAATAGACGCATCGGcagaattaattgatattgcTAAAGAGCACGTAAAATTAGATCCCGATATATCAGAAAGGGTAAATTACATTCAGACAACCGTGGAAGATTTCGCCCGAAAACCGAAAGAGACATATGATGCTGTTGTAACTTCTGAGGTTTTAGAACATGTAGCGAAtccacaaatatttttaaaa gAATGTGTGAAAATAGTGAAACCTGgcaaatcgatttttataacGACGATAAACAAAACTCTAACATCTTTGCTATCTACTATTGTAGCGACTGAATACATTTTTGGAAGTATACCTCGCGGTACTCATCAatggaataaatttattgctcCACACAAAGTCCAACGTATATTGGAGAATT ATGGCTGCGAAACAAAATTGATTCGCGGCATGCACTTTAATCCAGCAACAAGACGATGGTCTCGACCATCAACTGTATCTACTTTTTACGGACTTCATGCAATTAAACATACAGAAACTAGCGTGTAA